One genomic region from Antedon mediterranea chromosome 3, ecAntMedi1.1, whole genome shotgun sequence encodes:
- the LOC140043789 gene encoding uncharacterized protein has translation MRLRRTCSTGAADVIGRPVSWFDGSPYPGSHVLPTMMFPENTMIETVAEFEYHALIAKIPGESSFAKSGAFSADILGIWALPSQSTIIILDTNANVKPVERTVVVGTGDRIILSVTTDSNTTGLRWRYNGGNGIKEWKDKGTVIIEHARTKDSGIYECHFLAKRNQGNHAIIQLNVKDCPLGKYGPDCALNCPVCYNGGICDAQTSLCVCPSGFTGNDCSEVCNSGYWGEDCSLNCDNEDNGCRGNLFCPASPLGCACLPGFHGHDCNEVCSEGYYGADCKQVCNCPADNCDSVTGCEIESCFPGFHGPQCQEHVNVSCTNGTFGRLCNQHCHCQNSDSCYSNGTCADGVCDEEWGGYDCQIALPYLEHGPTLYVSPNRREITVSWFDWVFGRDFGTGPVVSYEVLYKDSINGNYTTTGVTTTTKFILNKLKPGKQYNVAIKCLKDVDGQMTSGPLSPASAVSTCKLSDV, from the exons ATGAGGCTACGACGTACTTGTAGTACTGGTGCAGCTGATGTCATTGGTCGACCTGTGTCTTGGTTTGACGGAAGTCCGTACCCAGGATCACACGTTTTGCCAACTATGATGTTTCCTGAGAATACAATGATTGAAACAGTTGCCGAGTTTGAATACCACGCCCTCATTGCCAAAATTCCAGGAGAATCTTCTTTCGCCAAAAGTGGTGCCTTTTCTGCTGACATTCTAGGGATATGGGCGTTGCCAAGTCAGTCTACAATTATCATCTTGGATACAAATG CCAACGTTAAGCCTGTGGAGAGAACAGTTGTAGTTGGAACTGGTGATAGAATTATTCTCTCTGTAACCACTGACAGCAATACAACGGGACTAAGATGGCGCTATAATGGTGGTAACGGAATCAAAGAATGGAAAGACAAGGGTACAGTGATCATTGAGCATGCGCGAACCAAAGATAGTGGAATTTACGAATGCCACTTTCTAGCGAAACGAAATCAAGGAAACCATGCAATTATTCAATTAAATGTTAAAG ATTGTCCATTGGGAAAATATGGACCTGACTGTGCATTAAATTGTCCAGTATGTTACAACGGAGGGATTTGTGACGCTCAGACGTCATTGTGTGTCTGTCCAAGTGGTTTCACTGGAAACGATTGTTCAGAGG TATGTAATTCTGGATATTGGGGAGAAGATTGTTCTTTGAATTGTGACAATGAAGATAATGGTTGTAGAGGCAACTTATTCTGTCCTGCTTCACCACTTGGTTGTGCTTGTTTGCCGGGATTTCATGGACATGACTGCAATGAAG TATGCAGTGAGGGTTACTACGGAGCAGACTGTAAGCAAGTATGCAATTGTCCAGCAGACAATTGTGACTCAGTTACAGGGTGCGAGATTGAATCATGTTTCCCGGGATTTCATGGACCTCAATGCCAAG agcATGTAAACGTATCTTGTACAAATGGTACTTTTGGACGTCTTTGTAATCAACATTGCCATTGTCAAAATTCAGATTCCTGTTATAGCAACGGCACATGCGCAGATGGAGTGTGTGACGAAGAATGGGGCGGTTATGATTGTCAAATAG CATTACCATACCTCGAACATGGTCCTACATTGTATGTTTCGCCAAACCGTCGAGAGATTACAGTCAGCTGGTTTGATTGGGTATTTGGTCGGGATTTCGGAACTGGTCCAGTCGTATCCTATGAAGTATTATACAAGGACTCTATCAACGGGAACTACACAACGACTGGAGTTACAACGACTACTAAGTTTATATTGAATAAACTGAAACCAGGAAAACAGTATAACGTTGCTATCAAATGTCTAAAGGATGTTGATGGACAGATGACGTCTGGACCATTAAGTCCAGCAAGTGCTGTCTCAACCTGTAAATTATCAG atGTGTAG